A single window of Syngnathus acus chromosome 23, fSynAcu1.2, whole genome shotgun sequence DNA harbors:
- the atp2b1a gene encoding plasma membrane calcium-transporting ATPase 1a isoform X3: protein MANNSYSGVKNSIVEANHDGDFGCTLKELRSLMELRGTEGLSKIGECYGDVHGLCSRLKTSPTDGLSGQPADIEKRKTVFGQNLIPPKKPKTFLQLVWEALQDVTLIILEVAAIISLGLSFYRPQDAEREDCGKAAGGGDDEHEAEAGWIEGVAILLSVICVVVVTAFNDWSKEKQFRGLQSRIEQEQKFTVVRGGQVIQIPVAEIVVGDVAQIKYGDLLPADGVLIQGNDLKIDESSLTGESDHVKKTHDKDLMLLSGTHVMEGSGKMLVTAVGVNSQTGIIFTLLGAAEDEDDDDDGDDDEKKEKEDKKKQKKNKKQDGSIENRKKAKAQDGAAMEMQPLNSDEGADAEEKKKSTLPKKEKSVLQGKLTKLAVQIGKAGLVMSAITVIILVVLFVVDTFWIQNLPWVKACTPIYIQFFVKFFIIGVTVLVVAVPEGLPLAVTISLAYSVKKMMKDNNLVRHLDACETMGNATAICSDKTGTLTMNRMTVVQAYVAEKHYKHVPEPESIPASVLDFLILGIAVNCAYTTKIMPPEKEGGLPRQVGNKTECALLGFSTDLKRDYQTIRNEIPEEKLYKVYTFNSVRKSMSTVLKMADGSYRMFSKGASEILLKKCYKILTASGESKVFRPRDRDDMVKKVIEPMASEGLRTICLAYRDFAVKDGEPDWDNETDILSGLTCLCVVGIEDPVRPEVPDAIRKCQRAGITVRMVTGDNINTARAIASKCGILQPGDDFICLEGKEFNRRIRNEKGEIEQERIDKIWPKLRVLARSSPTDKHTLVKGIIDSTVIEQRQVVAVTGDGTNDGPALKKADVGFAMGIAGTDVAKEASDIILTDDNFSSIVKAVMWGRNVYDSISKFLQFQLTVNVVAVIVAFTGACITQDSPLKAVQMLWVNLIMDTFASLALATEPPTEALLLRKPYGRNKPLISRTMMKNILGQGVYQLVIIFTLLFAGETLFDIDSGRKAPLRAPPSEHYTIVFNTFVLMQLFNEINARKIHGERNVFDGIFNNLIFCSIVFGTFIIQIVIVQFGGKPFSCVALTIDQWLWCTFLGFGSLLWGQVISSIPTSRLKFLKTAGHGTQKEEIPDEELEELDDMDEIDHAERELRRGQILWFRGLNRIQTQMDVVSAFQSGTSFQGALRRQASNSSQQQHDVTNVSSPTHVAFTSSSSTTSPTTTPANNNNNSAAAATNSASAAVGYPRGECIPQLHLPL, encoded by the exons ATGGCGAACAACTCGTACAGCGGAGTGAAGAACTCCATCGTGGAGGCCAACCACGATGGCGACTTTGGCTGCACGCTCAAAGAACTGCGCTCCCTCATGGAACTGCGAGGCACGGAGGGCCTAAGCAAAATAGGGGAATGTTACGGAGACGTTCACGGACTCTGCAGCCGATTAAAAACCTCACCCACGGACG GTCTAAGTGGGCAGCCGGCAGACATCGAGAAACGGAAAACAGTGTTTGGGCAAAATTTGATACCGCCCAAAAAGCCCAAAACATTCTTGCAATTAGTGTGGGAGGCGCTGCAGGATGTCACGCTGATTATCCTGGAAGTGGCAGCCATAATTTCACTTGGCCTTTCTTTTTATAGACCTCAAGATGCTGAAAGAGAAG ACTGCGGGAAGGCCGCCGGCGGCGGGGACGACGAGCACGAGGCGGAGGCGGGCTGGATCGAGGGAGTTGCCATCCTGCTGTCGGTCATCTGCGTGGTGGTAGTGACGGCGTTCAACGACTGGAGCAAAGAGAAGCAGTTCCGCGGCCTCCAGAGCCGCATCGAGCAAGAGCAGAAGTTCACCGTGGTCCGCGGCGGGCAGGTCATCCAGATCCCCGTGGCGGAGATTGTCGTAGGCGACGTCGCACAAATAAAATACG GGGACCTTCTGCCCGCCGATGGTGTCCTCATCCAAGGCAACGACTTGAAGATCGACGAGAGCTCGCTCACGGGCGAGTCGGACCATGTCAAGAAGACACATGATAAAGATTTAATGCTGTTATCAG GCACCCACGTGATGGAGGGCTCGGGGAAAATGCTGGTCACGGCGGTGGGCGTCAACTCTCAAACTGGAATTATTTTCACGCTGCTCGGGGCCGCCGAGGACgaggatgacgacgacgacggtGATGACGacgaaaagaaggaaaaagaggacaagaagaagcagaagaaaa ACAAAAAGCAGGACGGCTCCATTGAAAACCGGAAGAAAG CAAAAGCGCAGGATGGCGCCGCCATGGAAATGCAGCCCCTGAACAGTGATGAGGGAGCCGATGcggaagagaagaagaaatccACTCTGCCTAAAAAAGAGAAATCTGTCCTCCAGGGCAAGCTGACCAAACTCGCCGTACAGATCGGCAAAGCGG GATTGGTGATGTCGGCCATCACCGTCATCATCCTGGTGGTGCTCTTTGTGGTCGACACCTTTTGGATCCAAAACCTCCCCTGGGTCAAGGCCTGCACGCCCATCTACATCCAGTTCTTTGTCAAATTCTTCATCATCGGTGTCACTGTGCTGGTGGTGGCTGTCCCCGAAGGCCTCCCGCTCGCCGTCACCATCTCCCTGGCGTACTCCGTCAAG aaaatgatgaaagACAACAACCTGGTGCGTCACCTGGATGCCTGCGAGACAATGGGGAATGCCACGGCCATCTGCTCCGACAAGACAGGGACGCTCACCATGAACCGCATGACGGTGGTGCAGGCCTATGTCGCCGAGAAACACTACAAGCACGTGCCGGAACCGGAGAGCATCCCGGCCTCCGTTTTGGATTTCCTCATTCTGGGGATAGCCGTCAACTGCGCTTACACGACCAAGATCATG CCTCCGGAGAAAGAAGGCGGCCTGCCTCGGCAAGTGGGGAACAAGACCGAATGTGCCTTGCTGGGATTTTCCACCGACCTGAAGCGCGACTACCAGACCATTCGCAACGAGATCCCAGAGGAGAAGCTGTACAAGGTGTACACCTTCAACTCGGTGCGCAAGTCCATGAGCACCGTGCTGAAGATGGCCGACGGCAGCTACCGGATGTTCAGCAAGGGCGCCTCGGAAATCCTCCTCAAAAA GTGCTATAAAATCCTGACGGCGTCCGGCGAGTCCAAGGTGTTTCGCCCGCGAGATCGAGACGACATGGTGAAGAAAGTGATCGAGCCCATGGCCTCCGAAGGACTGAGGACCATCTGCCTTGCATATCGAGATTTCGCCGTGAAGGACGGCGAGCCCGACTGGGACAACGAGACCGACATCCTCTCCGGGCTCACTTGCCTCTGCGTGGTGGGCATCGAAGACCCCGTGAGGCCTGAG GTCCCAGACGCCATCAGAAAGTGCCAGCGCGCCGGCATCACGGTGCGGATGGTGACGGGCGACAACATCAACACGGCGCGCGCCATCGCCAGCAAGTGCGGCATCCTGCAGCCCGGAGACGACTTCATCTGCTTGGAGGGCAAAGAGTTCAACCGACGGATACGCAATGAAAAGGGCGAG ATCGAGCAGGAGCGGATTGACAAAATCTGGCCCAAACTCCGAGTGCTGGCTCGTTCTTCCCCGACCGACAAGCACACTTTAGTCAAAG GTATTATCGACAGCACCGTGATTGAGCAGAGGCAAGTCGTGGCCGTCACGGGTGACGGCACCAACGACGGTCCCGCCTTGAAGAAAGCCGACGTCGGCTTCGCCATG GGTATCGCCGGCACCGACGTGGCCAAGGAAGCGTCCGATATCATCCTGACGGACGACAACTTTTCCAGCATCGTCAAGGCGGTCATGTGGGGGCGCAACGTTTACGACAGCATTTCCAAGTTCTTGCAATTTCAACTGACCGTTAACGTGGTGGCTGTCATCGTGGCGTTCACGGGCGCCTGCATCACACAG GACTCTCCACTGAAGGCGGTGCAGATGTTGTGGGTCAACCTGATCATGGACACCTTCGCCTCGCTGGCGCtggccaccgagccgcctacgGAAGCCCTGCTGCTCCGGAAACCATACGGCCGCAACAAGCCGCTCATCTCTCGCACCATGATGAAGAACATCCTGGGCCAGGGCGTGTACCAGCTGGTCATCATCTTCACGCTGCTCTTCGCCG GAGAGACCTTGTTCGACATCGACAGTGGCAGGAAGGCGCCGCTCCGGGCGCCGCCGTCGGAACACTACACCATCGTCTTCAACACCTTCGTCCTAATGCAGCTGTTCAACGAGATCAACGCCCGCAAGATCCACGGCGAACGCAACGTCTTTGACGGCATCTTCAACAACCTCATTTTCTGCAGCATCGTCTTCGGTACCTTCATCATCCAG ATTGTCATCGTGCAGTTTGGAGGGAAGCCATTCAGCTGCGTGGCTCTCACCATCGACCAGTGGCTCTGGTGCACTTTCTTGGGTTTCGGCTCACTGCTGTGGGGACAG gTCATCTCGTCGATCCCCACGAGCCGCTTAAAGTTCCTGAAAACGGCGGGCCACGGCACCCAGAAGGAGGAGATCCCCGacgaggagctggaggagctaGACGACATGGACGAGATCGATCACGCCGAGCGGGAGCTCCGTCGCGGCCAGATCCTTTGGTTCCGCGGCCTCAATCGCATCCAGACTCAG atggatgtagtgagTGCGTTCCAGAGCGGAACTTCCTTTCAGGGGGCTCTGAGGCGTCAGGCCTCCAACTccagccagcagcagcacgaTGTAACCAATGTTTCTAGCCCTACACATGTAGCCtttacctcctcctcctctactACTTCTCCTACTACCACTCccgccaacaacaacaacaacagcgcCGCAGCTGCCACCAACTCCGCTTCTGCCGCTGTggggt ATCCGCGTGGTGAATGCATTCCGCAGCTCCATCTCCCTCTATGA